A single window of Anaerobacillus alkaliphilus DNA harbors:
- a CDS encoding potassium channel family protein yields the protein MNFSAVTHTYARFPVVLRLFIIVLFLIVTAGIAIHFIEPESYPTLFEGIWWAIVTASTVGYGDYTPVTTVGRILAIFVIMFGIGIVSFFVTTFASSTITTRNALKHGELSFKKDGHYVIVGWNERSRNMIIHLQKLNPELEIVLIDQTLKQCPLSSNMVHFIRGNPLEDDTLQRANIKKAHTVVITANLHTYESEADPKSIITLLAIKGLNPEIYSVVEILTPEQKNNCLRAGADEIIETSLLTSLAMINSTMYHGIINVVHQLLDHQNDHMLLYSEVPTHLYGKTYKDCFSIINNDHSLVIGLYRDNKVELTPLPTIILQKGDHFIEIKRLG from the coding sequence ATGAATTTTTCTGCAGTTACTCATACATACGCTCGTTTTCCAGTTGTTCTAAGGTTATTTATTATTGTCTTGTTCCTCATCGTAACAGCGGGTATTGCGATTCATTTTATTGAACCTGAGTCATACCCCACATTGTTCGAAGGCATTTGGTGGGCAATTGTAACCGCTTCTACAGTTGGGTACGGTGATTATACACCCGTTACAACGGTAGGAAGGATTCTCGCCATTTTTGTTATTATGTTTGGAATTGGTATTGTCTCTTTTTTTGTTACGACATTCGCGTCTTCGACAATTACTACTAGAAATGCCTTAAAGCATGGCGAGTTATCATTTAAGAAAGATGGTCATTATGTGATTGTAGGCTGGAATGAACGATCAAGGAATATGATTATACATTTACAAAAATTAAATCCCGAGTTAGAGATTGTGCTCATTGATCAAACGTTAAAACAATGTCCACTAAGTAGCAATATGGTCCACTTTATTCGCGGAAACCCTTTAGAAGATGATACATTACAGAGAGCGAATATTAAAAAGGCACATACAGTAGTCATTACAGCAAACCTTCACACGTACGAGTCAGAAGCCGATCCAAAAAGTATCATTACGCTTTTAGCGATCAAAGGGCTAAACCCAGAAATCTACAGCGTTGTTGAAATCCTAACACCTGAGCAAAAAAACAATTGTCTTCGGGCAGGTGCTGATGAGATTATTGAAACTTCGTTATTAACCAGTCTTGCGATGATAAATAGTACTATGTACCATGGAATCATTAATGTCGTCCACCAGCTGCTCGATCATCAAAATGATCATATGCTACTGTATTCAGAAGTTCCTACCCACCTATACGGAAAGACATATAAAGATTGCTTTTCAATTATTAATAACGATCATTCGCTAGTTATAGGCTTGTATCGAGATAACAAGGTTGAATTAACCCCCCTGCCAACAATAATTCTTCAAAAAGGCGATCACTTTATTGAAATAAAACGACTAGGTTGA
- a CDS encoding YugN-like family protein translates to MIEMPSQIENQQYKLIDLEKKLKPLGYDIGGNWDYDHGYFDYKMDDEVSYLFLRVPFTAVEGELDQRGVVVQLGRPFLLSHVYQRGLDDHVHDPNPWVNQFSEPVDKDGQFPQNWVQTGKDLVKELEAVLLYS, encoded by the coding sequence ATGATTGAAATGCCATCGCAAATTGAAAATCAACAATATAAACTGATTGATCTTGAGAAGAAATTAAAACCACTTGGCTATGACATTGGTGGTAACTGGGATTATGATCATGGTTACTTTGATTATAAAATGGATGATGAGGTAAGCTATCTGTTTTTACGCGTACCGTTTACAGCAGTTGAAGGCGAGCTTGATCAAAGAGGTGTAGTCGTGCAACTAGGAAGACCATTTTTATTATCACATGTATATCAAAGAGGACTAGACGATCATGTTCATGATCCGAACCCGTGGGTCAACCAATTCTCAGAACCTGTGGATAAGGATGGTCAATTCCCACAGAATTGGGTGCAAACAGGGAAGGATTTAGTGAAAGAATTAGAAGCGGTTTTATTATATTCATAA
- a CDS encoding carbohydrate ABC transporter permease, translated as MSKRGIVKGILYALLIILLIISFIPFYMMIINATRSTAEILRNGFTLLPSRSLLDNYNVLLSYMDVWKGFRNSLFIAISVTVLSSYFSALTAYGFAVYKFKGSNALFVSVLVLMMVPGQLGLIGFYDLAKTLGILDSYIPLIVPSIAAPFTVFFLRQFVVSTLHPSLLEAARIDGAGELRIFHQIGIPIMMPAIATMGIFTFIGSWNNYILPLVVLFTPSKYTLPVMMGALRGSQVESNIGAMYLGIAISVVPIMIMFLFLSKYIISSISAGSVKE; from the coding sequence GTGAGTAAAAGAGGCATCGTAAAAGGTATTCTTTATGCCCTATTAATTATTCTATTAATTATTAGCTTCATACCGTTTTATATGATGATTATTAATGCAACGCGCTCAACAGCGGAAATTCTTCGAAATGGTTTTACGCTGTTGCCAAGCAGATCATTACTTGATAACTATAACGTGCTATTAAGTTATATGGATGTTTGGAAAGGTTTTAGAAATAGTTTATTTATTGCTATCAGTGTTACAGTGTTAAGTTCATATTTTTCTGCATTAACAGCATATGGTTTTGCAGTATATAAGTTTAAAGGCAGTAACGCCTTATTTGTTTCAGTATTAGTACTAATGATGGTGCCAGGTCAATTGGGTTTAATTGGGTTTTATGATTTAGCGAAAACACTAGGAATTCTTGATAGCTATATTCCATTAATTGTTCCTTCTATTGCAGCTCCGTTTACAGTGTTCTTTTTACGGCAGTTTGTAGTATCAACCTTACACCCATCATTACTTGAAGCAGCAAGGATTGATGGAGCAGGTGAGCTTAGAATTTTCCACCAAATTGGTATTCCAATTATGATGCCGGCGATTGCGACAATGGGGATTTTTACTTTCATTGGTTCATGGAATAATTACATTCTCCCACTTGTTGTTCTATTTACACCAAGTAAATATACTTTGCCAGTTATGATGGGGGCTTTAAGAGGTTCACAGGTAGAGTCAAATATTGGCGCTATGTATCTTGGTATTGCCATTTCAGTAGTACCAATTATGATTATGTTTTTATTCTTATCTAAGTACATTATCAGCAGTATTTCAGCAGGATCAGTAAAAGAATAA
- a CDS encoding glucose-6-phosphate isomerase — translation MSKLHFDYSKALSFVQEHEVTYLQDAVTAAHTALHNKTGAGSDYVGWVDLPENYDREEFARIKKAAEKIKTDSDVLLVVGIGGSYLGARAAIEALNHSFYNILSKDVRKTPQVIFVGHNISSTYVRDLFDVLEGKDVSVNVISKSGTTTEPAIAFRIFRDYLEKKYGVEEARTRIFATTDKARGALKTLATEEGFETFVVPDDVGGRYSVLTAVGLLPIAVSGVDIDEMMQGANDARKDLENPDLKTNNAYQYAAVRNALYNKGKTIELMVNYEPSLHFVSEWWKQLFGESEGKDQKGIFPASVDFSTDLHSMGQYVQDGRRDLFETILHVEKVEKEIVIEEASSDLDGLNYLAGQTMDFVNKKAFQGTMLAHTDGGVPNLIVSIPELTAYHFGYMVYFFEKACAISGYLLGVNPFDQPGVEAYKTNMFALLGKPGFEEEKAKLEARL, via the coding sequence ATGAGTAAATTACATTTTGATTACTCTAAGGCTTTATCATTTGTTCAAGAGCACGAAGTTACATACTTACAAGACGCAGTGACAGCTGCACACACAGCACTACATAACAAAACTGGTGCAGGAAGTGACTATGTTGGTTGGGTTGATCTTCCTGAAAATTATGATCGTGAAGAATTTGCTCGAATAAAGAAAGCTGCAGAAAAAATTAAAACGGACTCTGATGTGTTACTAGTTGTTGGTATTGGTGGTTCTTACTTAGGGGCACGAGCAGCGATTGAAGCATTAAATCATTCGTTTTATAACATTCTATCAAAAGATGTTCGCAAAACTCCACAGGTTATTTTTGTTGGTCACAATATTAGTTCTACATATGTTCGCGACCTTTTTGATGTACTAGAAGGTAAAGATGTATCAGTAAATGTAATTTCAAAATCAGGAACAACAACTGAACCAGCGATAGCATTCCGTATTTTCCGAGATTACCTCGAGAAAAAATATGGTGTCGAAGAAGCGCGTACAAGAATTTTTGCTACAACTGACAAGGCTCGCGGAGCATTAAAAACACTAGCAACTGAAGAAGGTTTTGAAACGTTTGTAGTACCTGATGATGTTGGCGGACGTTACTCTGTCCTTACTGCAGTTGGCCTTCTGCCAATAGCTGTTAGTGGTGTTGATATCGATGAAATGATGCAAGGTGCTAACGATGCTCGTAAAGATCTAGAAAACCCAGATTTAAAAACAAACAATGCCTATCAATACGCTGCTGTTCGAAACGCCCTTTATAATAAAGGGAAAACAATTGAGCTAATGGTTAATTATGAGCCTTCCCTTCATTTCGTATCAGAATGGTGGAAGCAATTATTTGGAGAAAGTGAAGGGAAAGATCAAAAAGGAATTTTCCCTGCTTCAGTGGACTTCTCTACGGATCTTCACTCAATGGGACAATATGTCCAAGATGGTCGCCGTGACCTATTTGAGACAATCTTGCACGTTGAGAAGGTTGAAAAAGAAATCGTTATTGAAGAAGCTTCTTCTGATTTAGATGGTCTAAATTATTTAGCAGGTCAAACAATGGACTTCGTGAACAAAAAAGCATTCCAAGGAACAATGTTAGCTCACACTGATGGTGGAGTACCAAACTTAATTGTTTCCATTCCTGAACTTACTGCTTACCACTTTGGTTATATGGTTTACTTCTTTGAGAAAGCTTGTGCGATCAGTGGCTACTTATTAGGGGTAAATCCATTTGACCAACCAGGAGTAGAAGCATACAAAACCAACATGTTTGCTCTTCTAGGAAAGCCGGGATTTGAAGAAGAAAAAGCAAAGTTAGAAGCTCGTTTATAA
- a CDS encoding LacI family DNA-binding transcriptional regulator, which yields MATIYDIAKKTGYSITTVSRALNDYPDVSAKTKKIILDAVKEIGYYPNSIARSLTTKKSWTLGVIFIEDLGVGIKHPFFSAVIQSFKQRVESSGYDIIFLSQNVGSEKKSYLDHALHRGVDGIIVVCSNYDNPEVQHLMDSDLPSVVIDLHSNKSSVVYSDSFSGSEIAVNHLYALGHRKIAHISGHEKTFAGNERLRGFKNAVEKLNLDIPESYIIEGGFFSFDDGYQAMKRLLELKDRPTAVYAASDLMAIGAISTINENGLNVPADISVIGFDDIELAKYTTPKLTTVRQDTDLIGENAAKVLLNQINDNNKVFSAITIPVELVTRESTREL from the coding sequence GTGGCTACTATATATGATATTGCAAAAAAGACTGGGTATTCCATCACAACAGTATCTAGGGCATTAAACGACTATCCTGATGTGAGTGCAAAGACCAAAAAGATTATCCTAGATGCAGTAAAAGAAATTGGTTATTACCCAAATTCAATTGCTCGTTCATTGACAACGAAGAAATCGTGGACGTTAGGAGTTATCTTTATTGAAGATTTAGGAGTGGGAATTAAGCATCCATTTTTTAGTGCAGTAATTCAGAGCTTTAAACAACGAGTGGAAAGCTCAGGTTACGATATTATTTTCTTGAGCCAAAATGTCGGTTCAGAAAAAAAGAGCTACTTAGACCATGCACTACATCGTGGTGTTGATGGGATTATTGTTGTTTGTTCAAACTATGATAACCCAGAAGTACAACATTTAATGGACTCTGACTTGCCAAGCGTTGTAATTGACTTGCATAGCAATAAGTCAAGCGTTGTATACAGCGACAGTTTTTCAGGGAGTGAGATTGCTGTCAACCACTTATATGCTCTTGGTCACCGCAAAATCGCACATATTAGCGGTCACGAAAAAACGTTTGCAGGGAATGAAAGATTAAGAGGATTTAAAAATGCAGTTGAAAAGCTTAATTTAGATATTCCAGAATCATATATTATTGAAGGAGGCTTCTTCTCTTTTGATGATGGCTATCAAGCCATGAAACGGTTACTTGAGTTAAAAGACCGTCCTACAGCAGTTTATGCTGCTAGTGATTTGATGGCAATTGGTGCAATAAGTACTATAAACGAAAACGGATTGAATGTACCTGCTGATATCTCAGTAATAGGTTTTGATGATATTGAGTTAGCAAAATACACTACTCCTAAGCTAACAACAGTTAGGCAGGATACGGATTTAATAGGAGAAAATGCAGCAAAAGTCTTGTTAAATCAAATTAATGACAATAATAAGGTGTTTTCTGCTATTACGATCCCAGTTGAATTAGTTACTAGAGAGTCAACTAGGGAGCTTTAA
- a CDS encoding ABC transporter substrate-binding protein: protein MKKLFLFLLVSVLSFALIACNSGDSSSNPGGKQKLTVWSFTDELQEPIDVFMERHDVEIELTIIPIADYPTRLRPVLESGSGAPDIFTGELAFIKDWVEQGYWENLSQAPYNVEELKGDFVDYVFDLGRGSDGNIKALSWQTTPGGIFYRRSIANEVLGTDDPQVIGEKFSTMDGLFAVGEELKAKGYRLFPDEGAVRWFAQGNNPQAWVNENNELVMSEGRINHFDYAKQLREMDLTAFAPEWSPAWFAAMDGPINYNAGWDAVDTNASNEVEVFAYALPTWGLHSVLKMNTDVTSGDWAVTNGPNPYFWGGTWLGIYSGSKNKDLAWEFVKMMTHDEEFLTNWALESGDVLSYLPVTEKIKGDFSEPFLGGQNNYTFFLNQAESINPGLVTRYDQQIDNFFGNMVSEYVDGVKTKEEAIQEFYNLVRNAYPQIKTPDQK from the coding sequence ATGAAGAAATTATTTTTGTTTTTGTTAGTATCAGTTCTAAGTTTTGCTCTAATCGCTTGTAATTCGGGTGACAGCTCGAGTAATCCAGGTGGTAAACAAAAACTTACTGTATGGTCGTTCACGGATGAACTTCAAGAACCAATTGATGTTTTCATGGAAAGACATGATGTTGAGATTGAGTTAACAATTATTCCAATTGCAGACTATCCAACACGTTTAAGACCAGTACTTGAAAGTGGTTCAGGTGCACCTGATATTTTTACTGGTGAATTAGCTTTTATTAAGGATTGGGTTGAACAAGGGTATTGGGAAAATCTTTCTCAAGCACCTTACAATGTTGAAGAGTTAAAGGGCGACTTTGTTGACTATGTTTTTGATTTAGGTCGTGGCTCTGACGGTAACATTAAAGCGCTGTCATGGCAAACGACACCAGGTGGTATTTTCTATAGAAGAAGTATTGCTAATGAAGTATTAGGTACAGATGACCCTCAAGTAATTGGTGAAAAGTTTAGTACAATGGACGGTTTATTTGCAGTAGGAGAAGAGCTAAAAGCTAAGGGCTATCGCTTATTCCCTGATGAAGGAGCAGTTCGTTGGTTTGCACAAGGAAACAATCCGCAAGCGTGGGTAAATGAAAATAATGAACTTGTTATGTCAGAAGGCCGTATCAATCACTTTGATTATGCAAAGCAATTACGTGAAATGGATTTAACAGCATTTGCACCAGAATGGTCTCCTGCTTGGTTTGCTGCAATGGATGGCCCAATCAACTATAATGCAGGTTGGGACGCAGTAGATACAAATGCTTCGAATGAAGTTGAGGTATTCGCTTATGCTTTACCAACTTGGGGGCTTCATAGTGTTCTTAAGATGAATACAGATGTAACTTCTGGGGATTGGGCAGTTACAAACGGACCGAACCCGTACTTCTGGGGTGGAACATGGTTAGGAATTTACAGTGGTTCAAAAAATAAGGACTTAGCTTGGGAATTCGTAAAAATGATGACACATGATGAAGAATTTTTAACTAACTGGGCTCTAGAAAGCGGAGATGTACTATCTTATCTTCCAGTTACAGAAAAAATTAAAGGTGACTTTAGTGAACCTTTCCTAGGTGGACAAAATAACTACACATTCTTCTTAAATCAAGCTGAAAGTATTAATCCTGGTCTTGTAACAAGATACGATCAACAAATTGATAATTTCTTTGGGAATATGGTTTCAGAATATGTAGATGGTGTGAAAACGAAAGAGGAAGCTATTCAAGAATTTTATAACTTAGTAAGAAACGCTTACCCGCAAATTAAAACACCAGATCAAAAATAA
- a CDS encoding ArsR/SmtB family transcription factor — MNNTKSFKDYELKFKALADEKRLQILHELVVRGKICVCDLCEIVDMKQSKLSYHLKILLDAGFIKKETEGTWSYYELNEAEVNEILSEKLCCVFTTKRE; from the coding sequence TTGAATAACACGAAATCTTTCAAAGATTACGAGCTGAAATTCAAAGCACTGGCCGACGAAAAACGGCTACAAATTCTTCATGAACTAGTTGTAAGAGGAAAAATATGTGTGTGTGATTTATGTGAAATCGTTGATATGAAACAATCAAAGCTTTCCTATCATTTAAAGATACTATTAGATGCTGGCTTTATAAAAAAAGAGACAGAAGGAACTTGGAGTTACTACGAGCTAAACGAGGCAGAAGTAAACGAGATCCTGTCCGAAAAGTTATGCTGTGTATTTACAACAAAAAGGGAGTAA
- a CDS encoding GGDEF domain-containing protein, with product MNRRHTFAIAIFISLYIFCLSLSTGVLTDYITSLFSGTAIFISLFLQIQMFRRVSPPLKTFILFFIIGTSSYLLAEVTWTYQVLLLDNYPIPSPSDIFYDLNTISYIIGFIYLAYVTSQRLHFINFLLDVTIIYKTIVVLLTVYFFVPQFKANGFLPIEITMATLYPALIILLNIAIIICYYDKNFILPKKSMLIFFLAALIQLLGDTLFAISYYQSSFTAGSLLDPLWSLTILLYGYGVYSLKETVGNLTEPSDKMPSYLSFKSSMYRMVLQGLCILLLVFSVIYAGNVVLQITLVLTIILVLIRQILSSLYIHQLLQSISTLKVGLEVKVKQRTEQLSKKNNELLYAFEQINYMAYHDDLTGLPNRRALYDKMENYKLKQQPFTLLFIDIDKFKEINDTYGHMCGDEFLISFSKGLTNTIKNEGFVYRQAGDEFVIIFEETNKDIIEEMMRRLDYFSKEPFLINEQEVVINFSIGKAQYPIDTTDITKIIKLADNEMYKAKKGITT from the coding sequence ATGAATAGAAGACATACATTTGCAATTGCTATATTCATATCCCTATATATTTTTTGTCTTAGTCTTTCTACGGGTGTTTTAACAGATTACATAACATCTCTTTTCTCAGGAACAGCAATCTTTATTTCTTTATTTCTTCAGATCCAAATGTTTAGAAGGGTATCTCCCCCGTTAAAAACTTTTATATTATTTTTTATTATTGGGACAAGTAGTTACTTGTTAGCTGAAGTAACTTGGACTTATCAAGTTTTACTATTAGACAATTATCCTATCCCTAGCCCCAGTGATATATTTTATGATCTAAATACGATCTCGTATATTATTGGATTTATATACCTTGCTTATGTAACTAGTCAACGCCTTCATTTTATTAATTTTCTGCTAGACGTGACAATCATCTATAAAACAATTGTCGTTCTTTTAACGGTGTATTTTTTCGTACCTCAATTTAAAGCCAATGGATTTTTGCCTATTGAGATTACGATGGCAACGTTATACCCTGCATTAATTATCCTGTTAAATATAGCTATAATTATTTGTTACTACGATAAAAATTTTATTTTACCAAAAAAATCCATGTTAATCTTTTTCCTCGCTGCTTTAATTCAGCTTTTAGGAGATACATTATTTGCAATCTCTTACTATCAATCTTCTTTCACAGCAGGTAGTTTGCTAGATCCACTTTGGAGTTTAACAATTTTATTATATGGTTACGGGGTATACAGTTTGAAAGAAACGGTAGGTAATCTAACTGAACCATCTGACAAAATGCCATCTTATCTGTCATTTAAATCTAGCATGTACCGAATGGTACTACAGGGCCTTTGTATTCTTTTATTAGTTTTTTCTGTGATATACGCTGGTAATGTTGTACTTCAAATTACCTTAGTACTGACAATTATATTAGTCTTAATCCGTCAAATACTCTCTAGTTTATATATCCATCAGCTATTGCAATCGATATCAACTTTAAAAGTGGGATTAGAAGTAAAAGTAAAGCAAAGAACAGAACAACTTTCAAAGAAAAATAACGAACTTCTATATGCATTTGAACAAATAAACTACATGGCTTACCACGATGATCTGACAGGACTTCCTAATCGTAGAGCTTTGTATGACAAAATGGAAAATTATAAACTGAAGCAACAACCGTTTACCTTGTTGTTTATAGACATTGATAAATTCAAGGAAATTAACGACACATATGGCCATATGTGCGGCGATGAGTTCTTAATTTCATTTTCCAAAGGACTAACAAATACCATAAAAAACGAGGGTTTCGTCTATAGACAAGCAGGCGATGAATTCGTAATAATCTTTGAGGAAACTAATAAAGACATAATTGAAGAAATGATGAGGCGTTTGGACTATTTTTCAAAGGAACCTTTTTTGATCAATGAGCAAGAAGTAGTTATTAACTTTAGCATTGGTAAGGCGCAGTATCCAATAGACACTACTGATATAACAAAAATAATCAAACTTGCAGATAATGAAATGTATAAAGCAAAAAAGGGAATAACTACTTAA
- a CDS encoding GH1 family beta-glucosidase → MSQFKKEFIFGTATSSYQIEGAYNEGERSLSIWDTFARTPGKVINGDTGDVACDHYHRYVDDVQLIKELGVDSYRLSIAWPRIFPQEGVYNEEGMNFYKSLISELLKAGIKPMVTLYHWDLPMWAHEKGGWVSRDSVSWFIEFAEKCFEELDEYVYSWITHNEPWCASFLSYIQGHHAPGHKNVEEGLKAAHHILLSHGKAVKLLKEKFQSNTPVGITLNLSPTYPATDSFNDQVASNNIDGYTNRWFLDPIFKGSYPLDMVNLFSNSVHDFSFIKTGDLETISVECDFFGINYYNRALVEYDGTSNFLFTSAYSDYPKTGMGWDVSPKEFKELIHRLRREYTDLPIYITENGAAYDDVLEADGSVHDKERTDYVEKHINAVRELDEEGMNMAGYFLWSLFDNFEWAFGYEKRFGIIYVDFETQQRYWKDSAKRYQQIVKQRSL, encoded by the coding sequence ATGTCACAGTTTAAGAAAGAATTTATTTTTGGGACAGCAACTTCGTCCTATCAAATAGAAGGAGCTTATAATGAAGGAGAGCGTTCCCTATCAATTTGGGATACATTTGCTAGAACTCCTGGAAAGGTGATCAATGGTGATACTGGTGATGTTGCTTGTGATCACTACCACCGTTATGTAGACGATGTTCAGCTTATTAAAGAGTTAGGTGTTGATTCTTACCGTCTTTCAATTGCATGGCCAAGAATTTTCCCTCAAGAAGGTGTATATAACGAAGAAGGAATGAATTTTTATAAGTCGTTAATTTCTGAGTTGTTGAAAGCCGGAATAAAGCCAATGGTAACTCTTTATCACTGGGATTTACCGATGTGGGCACATGAGAAAGGTGGCTGGGTGAGTAGAGATTCTGTTTCATGGTTTATTGAATTTGCAGAAAAATGCTTTGAGGAGCTAGATGAATACGTTTATTCATGGATCACTCATAACGAGCCGTGGTGCGCTAGCTTCTTAAGTTATATTCAAGGACATCATGCCCCAGGTCATAAAAACGTTGAAGAGGGTTTAAAAGCAGCACATCACATCCTCTTATCTCATGGAAAAGCGGTGAAACTTTTAAAAGAGAAGTTTCAATCTAATACTCCGGTTGGTATTACATTAAATCTATCGCCAACGTATCCAGCAACTGACTCATTTAATGATCAAGTAGCTAGTAATAACATAGATGGTTATACAAATCGCTGGTTTTTAGATCCGATTTTTAAAGGAAGCTATCCATTAGATATGGTCAACCTTTTCTCAAACTCGGTTCATGATTTTAGCTTTATTAAGACAGGCGATTTGGAGACAATCTCAGTTGAGTGTGATTTCTTTGGAATTAACTACTATAATCGTGCACTTGTTGAATATGACGGAACAAGTAATTTCCTCTTTACTTCTGCTTATTCCGATTATCCTAAAACTGGAATGGGTTGGGATGTTTCTCCAAAAGAGTTTAAAGAATTAATTCACCGTCTAAGACGTGAATATACAGATCTGCCAATTTACATCACTGAAAATGGAGCGGCGTATGACGATGTTTTAGAGGCAGATGGAAGTGTCCACGATAAAGAGAGAACAGACTATGTTGAGAAACACATAAATGCAGTTCGTGAGCTAGATGAAGAAGGCATGAACATGGCCGGCTATTTTCTCTGGTCGCTTTTCGATAATTTTGAGTGGGCATTTGGCTATGAAAAACGATTTGGAATTATTTATGTTGATTTCGAGACACAACAAAGGTATTGGAAAGACAGTGCGAAACGTTACCAACAAATTGTAAAGCAAAGAAGTCTCTAG
- a CDS encoding carbohydrate ABC transporter permease — protein sequence MKNKNYYGYLFILPFFIVFATFSIYPILLTFYYSFTNYSGMGTPEFIGLANYKRLVTDTYFLQAFINTWYIWGINFIFQIGIALGLAVLFSDIRLKMKGLGFFRAMFYLPNLITIASVALLFGILLGWHHGTLNHLLLDLGIISKPINWLNDPTTARWSVALIGAWMWFGHTFIVLMAGISGISNDYYESALIDGANRFQTFISITLPLLKPIMLYVLITSLIGGLQIFDLPMLITNGLGAPQGSLNTMVLYLYNQAFRFNNYGYAAAVAYGLFIITVVFSLITFKAMYRKSVN from the coding sequence ATGAAAAATAAAAACTATTATGGATATCTGTTTATATTACCTTTCTTTATCGTCTTTGCTACGTTTAGCATATATCCTATTTTACTAACCTTCTATTACAGTTTTACAAATTATTCAGGAATGGGTACACCAGAATTTATTGGTTTAGCTAATTATAAAAGATTAGTCACAGATACCTACTTTCTTCAAGCATTTATCAATACCTGGTATATCTGGGGAATAAACTTTATTTTTCAAATTGGAATTGCGCTTGGATTAGCGGTTTTATTTTCAGACATTCGTTTAAAAATGAAAGGGTTAGGATTTTTTAGAGCGATGTTTTATTTACCTAATTTAATTACGATTGCTTCTGTAGCTTTATTATTCGGAATTTTATTAGGGTGGCATCACGGTACGTTAAATCATCTCTTGTTAGACCTTGGAATTATCTCTAAACCAATCAATTGGTTGAATGATCCTACTACTGCCAGATGGTCAGTTGCTTTAATTGGTGCATGGATGTGGTTTGGTCATACATTTATCGTATTAATGGCAGGTATATCAGGGATTTCTAATGATTATTATGAATCAGCTTTAATAGATGGAGCAAATCGCTTTCAGACGTTTATTAGTATCACGCTGCCATTATTGAAGCCGATCATGTTATACGTATTAATTACTTCTTTAATTGGTGGATTGCAAATTTTTGACTTACCGATGTTAATCACTAATGGTTTAGGTGCTCCACAAGGATCGTTAAACACAATGGTATTGTACTTGTACAACCAAGCATTCCGCTTTAACAATTACGGATATGCTGCAGCGGTGGCATATGGTTTGTTTATTATCACCGTGGTATTCTCATTAATTACTTTCAAAGCAATGTATCGCAAAAGTGTGAACTAG